From Pseudomonas sp. G2-4:
GGTGCGCACCGCCACCGGGCGCAGCACCGTGCTGTCGTTCCAGGGGGGGTATCACGGCATGAGCCAGGGCGCGTTGAGTCTGATGGGCAGCCTGGGACCGAAGAAACCCTTGGGTGCCCTGCTCAGCAACGGCGTGCAATTCATGCCATACCCCTACGATTACCGCTGTCCGTTCGGGTTGGGTGGCGCCGAGGGGGTGAAGGCCAACCTGCATTACCTGGAAAACCTGCTGAACGACCCCGAGGCCGGCGTGCAATTGCCGGCGGCGGTGATCGTCGAGGTGGTACAAGGCGAGGGCGGGGTGATCCCGGCCGACCTTGATTGGCTGCGCGGCTTGCGGCGCATTACCGAGCAGGCCGGGGTGGCGCTGATCGTCGACGAGATCCAGAGCGGTTTCGGCCGTACCGGAAAAATGTTTGCGTTCGAGCATGCCGGGATCATTCCAGACGTAGTCGTGCTGTCCAAAGCCATCGGCGGCAGCCTGCCGTTGGCGGTGGTGGTTTATCGCGACTGGCTCGACACGTGGCTGCCGGGTGCCCATGCCGGGACCTTCCGTGGCAATCAAATGGCCATGGCCGCCGGTTCCGCGGTGATGCGCTATCTGGTGGAGCACAACCTGCCGGCCCACGCCGCCGCCATGGGCGAGCGCTTGAGCGAGCACCTGCGCATTCTGCAGCGGGACTTCCCGCAACTGGGCGATATCCGTGGTCGTGGGCTAATGCTCGGCGTCGAACTGGTGGACCTGGCAGGCAAGCCAGACGCCCTGGGCCATCTGCCGGTGCATGCGCGGCTGGCGCCACGGCTGCAGCGCGAATGCCTCAAGCGCGGGCTGATCCTGGAATTGGGTGGCCGGCAGGGTGGCGTGGTGCGTTTCCTGCCGCCGCTGATCATCACCGCGGCAGAAATCGACCGGGTCGCCGAGATTTTCGGACGAGCCTTGAAGGCGGCTGTGGCCGATACCTAATTTTCACCTGGCCCCGTACGTTCCTTTCATATCCTGGCTGCGCATGTGCCGCAGCAAACCTCGAGCAAAGATGGAGAGACACCCATGACTTCAGTATTCGACCGCGAGGACATCGTCTTTCAGGTCGTGGTCAACCACGAAGAGCAGTATTCGATCTGGCCAGACTACAAAGCGATTCCCGAAGGCTGGCGCACCGTCGGCAAAAGCGGGTTCAAGAAGGAATGCCTGGCCTACATCGAAGAAGTCTGGACTGACATGCGGCCACTGAGCTTGCGCAAGAAGATGGAGGAACAGGCAGCAGCGGCACTCTAAATGGATAAGACCGGCCCCCGTGGCGAGGGAGCTTGCTCCCGCTGGGCTGCGCAGCAGCCCTAAAGCCAGACGCCGCGGTATATCTGACAGCCTGCATCCAACCTGCCAGGGGCCGCTTCGCGCCCCAGCGGGAGCAAGCTCCCTCGCCACAGGGATTGTGTTACCTCATTACTTACTTGAACCGACGCTCCACCCCTTTCTCCACCAAAATCTTCGCCGAAATCTCTTCCACGGAAAAATGCGTGGAATTGATATGCGGAATGTTCTCCCGCCGGAACAGATTTTCCACCTCGCGCACTTCGAACTCGCACTGGGCATAGCTCGAGTAGCGGCTGTTGGGCTTGCGTTCGTTGCGGATCGCGGTGAGGCGATCCGGGTCGATGGTCAGGCCGAACAACTTATGCTGATGGGCGCGCAGGGCGCTGGGCAACTGCAGGCGTTCCATGTCGTCTTCGGTCAGCGGATAGTTGGCCGCGCGGATGCCGAACTGCATCGCCATGTACAGACACGTCGGCGTCTTACCACAGCGCGACACCCCCACTAGGATCAGATCGGCCTTGTCGTAATAATGCGTACGGGCGCCGTCATCGTTGTCCAGCGCGAAGTTGACCGCCTCGATCCGCTCCATGTAGTTGGAGTTGTGGCCAATGGAATGGGACTTGCCGACCGAGTAGGACGAATGTTCGCTCAGTTCCTGTTCCAGGGGCGCCAGGAAGGTGGAAAAAATGTCGATCATGAAACCATTGGACGTTGCGAGAATCTCACGGATGTCCTGATTGACGATGGTATCGAAGATAATCGGACGGAAACCGTCGGTTTCGGCGGCTTTATTGATTTGCTGTACCATGGCCCGCGCCTTGTCGACGTTGTCGATGTACGGACGTGTCAGCTTGGCGAAGGTAATGTTTTCGAACTGTGCCAACAGGCTTTGGCCTAGCGTTTCGGCCGTGATGCCGGTGCCGTCGGAGATAAAGAAAGCAGATCGTTTCATTTGCGCCTTGGGCCTTAGCTAGTGAGCTAGTGACGATTCTTGGATATGATAGGCGCGATTTGCCGGCCGCCAGTGGCCCGCATTCTCACTTATTTTCCAGGTCCAGGCCATATCGCCGGTATTTGCTCCCCTGGAGCCACCGGTGCCTTGAGCTTTTCCAACACAGTTAGTGGAGAGATCACCTTGGTAGAGTACGTAGTTTCCCTCGATAAGCTCGGCGTCCATGATGTAGAGCATGTGGGGGGCAAGAACGCATCCCTGGGCGAGATGATCAGTAACCTCGCCGGTGCTGGCGTATCAGTGCCAGGTGGCTTCGCCACGACCGCTCAGGCTTATCGTGATTTCCTGGAACTGAGTGGCCTGAACCAGCAGATCCACGATGCGCTCGACGCCCTGGACGTCGATGACGTCAATGCCCTGGCCAAGACCGGGGCCCAGATCCGCCAATGGATCATGGACGCCGAGTTCCCCGAGAAGCTGAACGCCGAAATCCGTACGGCCTTCGCCAAGCTGTCCGAAGGCAATCCCGACGTCGCCGTCGCCGTGCGTTCCTCGGCCACCGCCGAAGACCTGCCGGACGCCTCCTTCGCCGGCCAGCAGGAAACCTTCCTGAACATCCGCGGCGTGGAAAACGTCATCCGCGCGGCCAAGGAAGTCTTCGCCTCCCTCTTCAACGACCGTGCCATTTCCTACCGCGTTCACCAGGGCTTCGACCATAAACTGGTCGCCCTGTCCGCCGGTGTGCAGCGCATGGTCCGCTCCGAAACCGGCACCGCCGGCGTGATGTTCACCCTCGACACCGAGTCGGGTTTCCGTGACGTCGTGTTCATCACCGGCGCCTACGGCCTGGGTGAAACCGTGGTGCAGGGCGCGGTGAACCCGGATGAGTTCTACGTCCACAAGGGCACGCTGGAAGCCGGTCGCCCAGCGATCCTGCGTCGCAACCTGGGCAGCAAGGCCATCAAGATGATCTACGGCGACGAAGCCAAGGCCGGTCGTTCGGTGAAGACCGTCGACGTGGACAAGGCCGAGCGCGCACGTTTCTGCCTGAGCGACGCCGAGGTCAGCGAGCTGGCCAAGCAGGCGATGATCATCGAGAAGCACTACAAGTGCCCGATGGACATCGAATGGGCCAAGGACGGTGACGACGGCAAGCTGTACATCGTGCAGGCCCGTCCGGAAACCGTGAAGAGCCGCACCCAGGCCAACGTCATGGAGCGCTACCTGCTCAAGGAAACCGGCACCGTGCTGGTGGAAGGCCGTGCCATCGGCCAGCGCATCGGCGCCGGCAAGGTACGGATCATCAAGGACGTCTCGGAGATGGACAAGGTCCAGGCCGGTGACGTATTGGTTTCCGACATGACCGACCCGGACTGGGAGCCGGTGATGAAGCGCGCCAGCGCCATCGTCACCAACCGTGGCGGGCGCACTTGCCACGCGGCGATCATCGCCCGTGAACTGGGGATCCCGGCAGTGGTGGGTTGCGGCAACGCCACCCAACTGCTCAAGGACGGCCAGGGCGTGACTGTTTCCTGCGCCGAAGGCGATACCGGCTACATCTTCGAAGGTGAACTGGGCTTCGACATCAAGAAGAACTCCGTGGACGCCATGCCGGACCTGCCGTTCAAGATCATGATGAACGTCGGCAACCCGGACCGCGCCTTTGACTTCGCACAATTGCCGAACGCCGGTGTCGGCCTGGCCCGCCTGGAGTTCATCATCAACCGCATGATCGGCGTGCACCCCAAGGCGCTGCTGAACTACGACGGCCTGCCGCCGGAGATCAAGGACAGCGTCGACAAGCGCATCGCCGGTTATGACGACCCGGTCGGCTTCTACGTCGAGAAACTGGTGGAAGGCATCAGCACCCTGGCGGCGGCGTTCTGGCCGAAAAAGGTCATCGTGCGCCTGTCGGACTTCAAGTCCAACGAATACGCCAACCTGATCGGCGGCAAGCTCTACGAGCCAGAAGAAGAAAACCCGATGCTGGGTTTCCGTGGCGCCTCGCGCTACATCAGCGAAGCGTTCCGTGACTGCTTCGAGCTCGAGTGCCGCGCCCTCAAGCGTGTGCGCAACGAAATGGGCCTGACCAACGTCGAGATCATGGTGCCGTTCGTCCGTACCTTGGGCGAAGCGAGCCAGGTCGTCGACCTGCTGGCGGAAAACGGCCTGGCCCGTGGCGACAATGGCCTGCGCGTGATCATGATGTGCGAGCTGCCGTCCAACGCGATCCTGGCTGAAGAATTCCTCGAATTCTTCGACGGTTTCTCCATCGGTTCCAACGACCTGACCCAGTTGACCCTGGGCCTGGACCGTGACTCCGGGATCATCGCGCACCTGTTCGATGAGCGTAACCCGGCGGTCAAAAAACTGCTGGCCAATGCCATCGCCGCCTGCAACAAGGCAGGCAAGTACATCGGCATCTGCGGCCAGGGCCCTTCGGATCACCCGGACCTGGCCAAGTGGCTGATGGAACAGGGCATCGAAAGCGTTTCGTTGAACCCGGACTCCGTACTGGAAACCTGGTTCTTCCTGGCTGAGGGTCAGGCTGCGGTCTGATCGAGTGAAGCGGCCTCACCGGTAATGTAAGCCGGGTAACCTTTGTGGGAGCGAGCTTGCTCGCGATAGCGGAGTGTCAGCCAAGATTATTTTGCTGATCCACCGCAGTCGCGAGCAAGCTCGCTCCCACAGTCGTCTTTTTTTGTGCAAGAAGATTATGCAAAGCAGCAGCAACCTATTTCCTGTCGCCCTGATCAGCGCCGAGCGGCGCGGCGATCTGAGCGAAGATGTCTATCGCTTGAAACCCGGCAACAGCCCGGACTACAGCGTTGAACTGGCCGTCACCCGGCTGGGCATGGCCGACGCCACCGAAACCCGTGGCGTCCCTGTGATTCTGTTGCACGGCAGCTTTTCCAACCGGCGTTTCTGGTATTCGCCCAAGGGCCTGGGCCTGGGGGCGTACCTGACACGCCTGGGGTTTGATGTCTGGATCCCCGAGATGCGCGGCCACGGGCTGTCCCAGCGCAACCAGGGCTACCGCAACAATCGCGTGGCCGACTACGCCCGTTACGACTTGCCGGCCATCGGTGCCTTCGTGCGGGAGCAGAGCGGACAAGTGCCGCACTGGATCGGCCACTCCCTGGGTGGCATCACCCTGGCGGCAGCTTTGGGCGGCCATTATCTGGGGGCACCGGCCGTGGCTTCGGCGGCGTTCTTTGGCACCCAGGTCAGCCGCACCTACTGGCCGCTGAAGATCCCACCGGTGGAGTGGAGCGGCCGGTTCATCCTCAAGCGTTTCGCCCAATTGTCCGGCGCAAGGCTCAAGCGCGGCCCCGAGGACGAGCCCATCGGCCTGGCCCTGGAGAGCATGCGTTGGTACGGCCTGTTCGGGCGTTTCGGCGATGCCGAGAAGAACTGGTGGGCGGGCCTGGCCGATGTGCAGGTGCCCGTGCTGGCGGTGAGTGCAGTGGGTGATCATCAGGACCCGACCTGGGCCTGCCACAAACTCTTCGAGCAGATCGGTTCCGAGCACAAGCAGTTTGTCTGCCTGGGCCGCAAGCAGGGCTTCAGTGACGATTTCGGCCATGTCGAAATGCTGGTCAGCAAAGCCGCGCACACGGAGGTCTGGCCTCTGGTGGCGCGTTGGCTGCACGATCAGCACGTTCCGTTGTTGGAAAGTTTGCCGGCGCTGGCCGAGGCAGTTTGAGCGAAAGGCTCTGAAAGGGGCATTTCGCTCTGCTCGGCTTGCGGCTAAGATATGACGCGTTGCGCTGTTACGGTCATAAACGGTTGTTCATTCAACCTGACGTTCAAGCCCTACAGGAGTTGCTCGATGAACCATTACCTCACGCCCGACCTGTGCGACGCCTACCCGGAGTTGGTGCAGGTGTTGGAGCCGATGTTCAGCAATTTCGGCGGCCGCGATTCCTTCGGCGGCGAAATCGTGACCATCAAGTGCTTCGAGGACAACTCGCGGGTCAAGGAGCAGGTTGAACTCCAGGGCAACGGCAAGGTGTTGGTGGTCGATGGTGGTGGCTCCCTGCGTCGGGCACTGCTGGGCGACATGCTGGCGGAAAAAGCCGCGAAAAACGGCTGGGAAGGTCTGGTGATCTACGGTTGCATCCGCGATGTCGACGTCATCGCCCAGACGGACCTCGGGGTCCAGGCCCTGGCCAGTCACCCGATGAAGACCGACCGGCGTGGTGTCGGCGAGCTCAATGTGCCGGTGACCTTTGCCGGCGTGACGTTTCGCCCGGGCGAGTATGTCTATGCGGACAACAACGGCGTGATCGTCTCGCCAAGCCCGCTGACAATGCCTGAATGAAGCGCCACAGCCATAAGGGATGAGGATGTTCGAGGAAGAAAACGCGCAATGGGGGCTGGTGCATGCCCTCGTGCTGGACGGTAAAGGTGGCGCGCGTTCCATAGCCCGGACCGAACTCGACGATTTGCAGTTGCAGGCCCATGAAAGCCTGTGGCTGCACTGGGATCGCAGTCATCCGCAAACCCACACGTGGCTGCGCAAGTCCAGTGGACTGAGTGAATTCAACTGCGACCTGCTGCTCGAGGAGAACACCCGGCCGCGGCTGTTGCCGTTGCCCAACGCTGAGCTGCTGCTGTTCCTCAGGGGGATCAACCTCAACCCGGGCGCCGAGCCGGAAGACATGGTTTCGGTGCGGATCTTTGCGTCCGCCCAGCGCGTGATCTCCCTGCGTCTGCGTCCACTGCGTGCTACAGATGAGCTGCTGGCGCAATTGACCGAGGGCAAGGGGCCGAAAAGTGCGTCGGAGCTCATCCTTTATATGGCGCAATACCTCACCAATAAGGTGCAGGACCTGGTCACGGGTCTTTCTGAAATCGTCGATAGCGAGGAAGAGAAACTCGATACTGACGAACGGTATACACCCGAGCACGACGCCATTTTGCATATCCGTCGAAGGGCGGCCGGGCTGAAGCGATTCCTGGCGCCACAGCGGGACATTTTCGGTCAGATGACACGGCTTAAACTGCCGTGGTTCATCGACGACGACGGCGACTACTGGAATGAATTGAACAACAGCCTGACCCGTTACCTCGAGGAGCTGGAATTGACCCGAGAGCGCGTGGGGCTTGTGCTGGAGGCCGAGGACCGGCGTCTTTCGGTGCGCATGAACCGCACCATGTACCGCTTTGGCATCATCACCGGAATTTTCCTGCCGATGAGTTTTCTCACCGGCCTTTTGGGTATTAACGTCGGCGGCATTCCGTTCTCCGATAGCGCTTACGGCTTCCTGGTTGCCTGCCTGCTGATGGTCTGCGTGGCGCTGGGGCAGTGGTGGTTATTCCGCCGTTTGCGCTGGGTGTGACAAGGCTTCATGTGACCCGACGAAATTTGATCGCGTCTCCCACTGACATCACGAGAGGTGCGTATGCACGATCCGTTTGAACAGTCTTTGCGCGACATGCTCAAGGCTTCGCCGTCCAGCCGGGACGACGATGCATGCCTGGGACGTGTGCTGAAAACCGCCAACCGTCAGGTCGGCGCCGGCGATCTGTTCAGCCTGCTGGGCCGCTGGTTGCCCGCGTTGATGATCGCCTTGAATAATGGGTCGGCCCACGTCTCGCCGGTGTCCCGTCGTAAACCTGTTACTCGCACCGCTGATAAGGCTGATTGAATATGGAACTTAATCTCTGGACCCAGAGCCTCGTCACGGCAATGACTGCGTTGTGGACCAAGGTGGCTAACTTCATTCCTAACCTTTTCGGCGCGTTGGTCGTGCTGTTGTTGGGTTTCGTCGTCGCCAAGCTGCTGGACACGCTGCTCTCCAAACTGCTCGCCAAACTGGGGCTCGACCGCTTGATGGGGGGCACCGGCCTGACCAAACTGCTGTCCCGTGGCGGCATCCAGGTACCGATTTCGACCTTGATCGGCAAGATCGTCTATTGGTTCGTGCTGCTGATTTTTCTGGTTTCTGCGGCTGAATCCCTTGGTCTTGAGCGAGTTTCAGCTACGCTCGATATGCTTGCACTGTATTTGCCAAAGGTTTTCGGGGCTGCGCTGGTCTTGCTGGTCGGCGTTCTGCTGGCGCAACTGGCCAACGGGCTGGTGCGCGGCGCGGCCGAGGGTGTAGGGCTCGATTACGCCCAGGGCTTGGGGAGAATTGCCCAGGGCCTGGTGATTATCATCAGTATTTCGGTCGCGATCAGCCAGTTGGAGGTCAAGACTGACCTGCTGAACCACGTGATTGTGATCGTATTGATTACCGTTGGTCTGGCGGTTGCGCTGGCAATGGGGTTGGGAAGCCGGGAAATCGCCGGCCAGATTCTTGCGGGAATCTATGTGCGTGAGCTGTATGAGGTTGGGCAACAAGTGCGTGTTGGCGAGGTCGAAGGCCAGATCGAAGAGATCGGCACGGTGAAGACCACATTGCTGACCGAGGAGGGCGAACTGGTGTCACTCTCCAATCGGATCCTGCTGGAGCAGCATGTGAGTAGCCGCTAACCCGGCAAACCCTGCTAATGTATGCCGCCGCGAAATGCCTGTTATCGCAGGCTGTGGCGCACATTGACCTAGACTGTCGGCCCGACTTGTTTTGAACAAACCCCAAACGCTATCTACGCGCTACGACCCCCGTGATCTCTCAGATGAGGAGTTGGTCGCGCGCGCGCATACGGAGCTGTTTCACGTTACACGCGCCTACGAAGAGTTGATGCGGCGTTACCAGAGAACATTATTTAACGTTTGTGCAAGGTATCTGGGGAACGATCGCGATGCTGACGATGTCTGTCAGGAGGTGATGTTGAAGGTGCTGTATGGCTTGAAGAACTTCGAGGGGAAATCGAAGTTCAAGACCTGGCTCTACAGCATCACGTACAACGAATGCATCACGCAGTATCGCAAGGAGCGACGCAAGCGTCGCTTGATGGACGCGTTGAGCCTGGACCCTCTCGAGGAAGCGTCTGAAGAGAAGGCGCCCAAGCCCGAGGAAAAGGGTGGGCTCGATCGCTGGCTGGTATACGTGAACCCGATTGACCGGGAGATTCTGGTGCTACGATTTGTCGCAGAACTGGAATTCCAAGAGATCGCAGACATAATGCACATGGGTTTGAGCG
This genomic window contains:
- a CDS encoding aspartate aminotransferase family protein, with translation MSVANSLIEAQPARVNVAPTETLYQFNESPLLARQNRQESNARSYPRRIPLALKRARGLYVEDVEGRTFIDCLAGAGTLALGHNHPVVIEAIQQVLADELPLHTLDLTTPVKDRFVQDLFGLLPAQLAAEAKIQFCGPTGTDAVEAALKLVRTATGRSTVLSFQGGYHGMSQGALSLMGSLGPKKPLGALLSNGVQFMPYPYDYRCPFGLGGAEGVKANLHYLENLLNDPEAGVQLPAAVIVEVVQGEGGVIPADLDWLRGLRRITEQAGVALIVDEIQSGFGRTGKMFAFEHAGIIPDVVVLSKAIGGSLPLAVVVYRDWLDTWLPGAHAGTFRGNQMAMAAGSAVMRYLVEHNLPAHAAAMGERLSEHLRILQRDFPQLGDIRGRGLMLGVELVDLAGKPDALGHLPVHARLAPRLQRECLKRGLILELGGRQGGVVRFLPPLIITAAEIDRVAEIFGRALKAAVADT
- a CDS encoding MbtH family protein, coding for MTSVFDREDIVFQVVVNHEEQYSIWPDYKAIPEGWRTVGKSGFKKECLAYIEEVWTDMRPLSLRKKMEEQAAAAL
- a CDS encoding pyruvate, water dikinase regulatory protein, yielding MKRSAFFISDGTGITAETLGQSLLAQFENITFAKLTRPYIDNVDKARAMVQQINKAAETDGFRPIIFDTIVNQDIREILATSNGFMIDIFSTFLAPLEQELSEHSSYSVGKSHSIGHNSNYMERIEAVNFALDNDDGARTHYYDKADLILVGVSRCGKTPTCLYMAMQFGIRAANYPLTEDDMERLQLPSALRAHQHKLFGLTIDPDRLTAIRNERKPNSRYSSYAQCEFEVREVENLFRRENIPHINSTHFSVEEISAKILVEKGVERRFK
- the ppsA gene encoding phosphoenolpyruvate synthase translates to MVEYVVSLDKLGVHDVEHVGGKNASLGEMISNLAGAGVSVPGGFATTAQAYRDFLELSGLNQQIHDALDALDVDDVNALAKTGAQIRQWIMDAEFPEKLNAEIRTAFAKLSEGNPDVAVAVRSSATAEDLPDASFAGQQETFLNIRGVENVIRAAKEVFASLFNDRAISYRVHQGFDHKLVALSAGVQRMVRSETGTAGVMFTLDTESGFRDVVFITGAYGLGETVVQGAVNPDEFYVHKGTLEAGRPAILRRNLGSKAIKMIYGDEAKAGRSVKTVDVDKAERARFCLSDAEVSELAKQAMIIEKHYKCPMDIEWAKDGDDGKLYIVQARPETVKSRTQANVMERYLLKETGTVLVEGRAIGQRIGAGKVRIIKDVSEMDKVQAGDVLVSDMTDPDWEPVMKRASAIVTNRGGRTCHAAIIARELGIPAVVGCGNATQLLKDGQGVTVSCAEGDTGYIFEGELGFDIKKNSVDAMPDLPFKIMMNVGNPDRAFDFAQLPNAGVGLARLEFIINRMIGVHPKALLNYDGLPPEIKDSVDKRIAGYDDPVGFYVEKLVEGISTLAAAFWPKKVIVRLSDFKSNEYANLIGGKLYEPEEENPMLGFRGASRYISEAFRDCFELECRALKRVRNEMGLTNVEIMVPFVRTLGEASQVVDLLAENGLARGDNGLRVIMMCELPSNAILAEEFLEFFDGFSIGSNDLTQLTLGLDRDSGIIAHLFDERNPAVKKLLANAIAACNKAGKYIGICGQGPSDHPDLAKWLMEQGIESVSLNPDSVLETWFFLAEGQAAV
- a CDS encoding alpha/beta fold hydrolase; protein product: MQSSSNLFPVALISAERRGDLSEDVYRLKPGNSPDYSVELAVTRLGMADATETRGVPVILLHGSFSNRRFWYSPKGLGLGAYLTRLGFDVWIPEMRGHGLSQRNQGYRNNRVADYARYDLPAIGAFVREQSGQVPHWIGHSLGGITLAAALGGHYLGAPAVASAAFFGTQVSRTYWPLKIPPVEWSGRFILKRFAQLSGARLKRGPEDEPIGLALESMRWYGLFGRFGDAEKNWWAGLADVQVPVLAVSAVGDHQDPTWACHKLFEQIGSEHKQFVCLGRKQGFSDDFGHVEMLVSKAAHTEVWPLVARWLHDQHVPLLESLPALAEAV
- the rraA gene encoding ribonuclease E activity regulator RraA, with the protein product MNHYLTPDLCDAYPELVQVLEPMFSNFGGRDSFGGEIVTIKCFEDNSRVKEQVELQGNGKVLVVDGGGSLRRALLGDMLAEKAAKNGWEGLVIYGCIRDVDVIAQTDLGVQALASHPMKTDRRGVGELNVPVTFAGVTFRPGEYVYADNNGVIVSPSPLTMPE
- a CDS encoding zinc transporter ZntB, with the protein product MFEEENAQWGLVHALVLDGKGGARSIARTELDDLQLQAHESLWLHWDRSHPQTHTWLRKSSGLSEFNCDLLLEENTRPRLLPLPNAELLLFLRGINLNPGAEPEDMVSVRIFASAQRVISLRLRPLRATDELLAQLTEGKGPKSASELILYMAQYLTNKVQDLVTGLSEIVDSEEEKLDTDERYTPEHDAILHIRRRAAGLKRFLAPQRDIFGQMTRLKLPWFIDDDGDYWNELNNSLTRYLEELELTRERVGLVLEAEDRRLSVRMNRTMYRFGIITGIFLPMSFLTGLLGINVGGIPFSDSAYGFLVACLLMVCVALGQWWLFRRLRWV
- a CDS encoding mechanosensitive ion channel domain-containing protein, which translates into the protein MELNLWTQSLVTAMTALWTKVANFIPNLFGALVVLLLGFVVAKLLDTLLSKLLAKLGLDRLMGGTGLTKLLSRGGIQVPISTLIGKIVYWFVLLIFLVSAAESLGLERVSATLDMLALYLPKVFGAALVLLVGVLLAQLANGLVRGAAEGVGLDYAQGLGRIAQGLVIIISISVAISQLEVKTDLLNHVIVIVLITVGLAVALAMGLGSREIAGQILAGIYVRELYEVGQQVRVGEVEGQIEEIGTVKTTLLTEEGELVSLSNRILLEQHVSSR
- the sigX gene encoding RNA polymerase sigma factor SigX, giving the protein MNKPQTLSTRYDPRDLSDEELVARAHTELFHVTRAYEELMRRYQRTLFNVCARYLGNDRDADDVCQEVMLKVLYGLKNFEGKSKFKTWLYSITYNECITQYRKERRKRRLMDALSLDPLEEASEEKAPKPEEKGGLDRWLVYVNPIDREILVLRFVAELEFQEIADIMHMGLSATKMRYKRALDKLREKFAGIAET